The Vanessa atalanta chromosome 6, ilVanAtal1.2, whole genome shotgun sequence region ATACCACGAAATTGAAAGATGTTATCgcctaataacatttttatttcctttaatagCCGTTGTTGGCGGTTATGTctgaatatactttatattatataaacatttttttttagttattgttttttattcaatttgttcACTATTCTAGTATaggttatttacaattttaattcgtTAGTCTGTTATAGAAAATGGATATTTCCAAAAGTGGAATTCAGATATTGTCAACTATTTCATTGGGAACACAAGTTTAGGCTTAAAAAACTCTGCCTAATAATTGTTCgtcttatttttatacaattgtatattttttcttaatatgtgACGAAAttgcaacattttaaataaatacgaacgCTTTTACGATAAGAACTATTCTGTTTTGAaagtatatgtaattttaatcataGACCTCTCTTAGTTTAATCTTTGAACATTCGAGGTTGCTTGTAGCAGATCGGTCTAAATGATAAAGTCAGCCATTTATGcaaaattttttgtattttctgaataacttgttattatataatgcaataaaaattttattcaaatttatacttatatcttgtattttaatatgtatatttatgtaaagaatgattgaataattattgataaaaaggCCAAATATGTTTTCGAGAATATAAATGTTGGTTTTGCATTTGGTTATAGAATATTCTGGAACATGAGAAACTAAACATGCCTAGGGGATAATAAAagaattgtattcaaataaagaacgtGTTGCTCAATTTTTCGCCATCGAATACGATcggcttttttaatttaattgactaAGTGGACGATAGCTATAATACAATTAGTGTATACGATAACTGTTGGATTTTTTGAAGGAACTCTTAAATTTTGActcatttgttattattattcgataagCTTTAAGATcaatccaatatttttatataattacaggaAGCGGTAGCGTATGGATGGGAAGTGCCTTCATTGAACAATGTGAAAATTAACTGGTCAGCATTAACTGAATCCGTCCAGAATCACATCAAATCTGTCAACTGGGTCACCAGGGTCGATCTTAGGgaaaagaaaattgaatatataaatggcTTGGGCGAGTTCAAAGACCCCCATACCATTATTGCCACGCTAAAGAATGGTACCAAGAAGGAGTTGACAGCAAAGAACATTTTGATTGCCGTGGGAGGAAGACCTCATTACCCAGACATTCCCGGAGCTAGGGAATATTGTATCAGCAGCGACGATATTTTCAGTTTGAGCCATCCCCCTGGGAAGACACTCGTCGTTGGAGCTGGATGTAAgtacaacaatattttcaaactGTTTGCACTATAGAAAAAGTAATTACAGGCTAGCTGTTTAAAATTACTCTTTCTCGAAGGAATTAACGTTAAAAACAGATATCTTTTttcttccaattttaaattaaaacgatatcAATACTTGCACGTTAGTTGAATTATTCTATTTGTTGTAATAGTTACGATCAAGGTATTGTTAGCGGTTAAGATTAGCGTATAGATTACGAGATTGATAAATCGTCTCGTGAAGTaacttttaatacaaatattaactatcTGGCGCGCGTTTTAACCTGCGTTGCGTTCTGGAGGTCTGCGTCACTCGGGATACTTaaccattataatttttatataagatgtgCCGTACCTGAGGGTAGTTATAACTCCCCCGGAGTAGTACTGCTATAGCATCTAACGGGCTTTCTTAATAAATAGGCGTCTTATTATAGTTTGAATTTTTGCTTCGGTAGTTCCTGAGGGTAGCCTTCAAGAATAAGTAATTATCTCAAAAATCTaaatcctttattaaatatacaagaatcacatttatttaatgtttgcaAATTCGAAACTACCACCAGCTTTATATAACGAGTGCAGCAGATTTTCAATTGCTAATTCTAATGTAACTGTCTTTATTTACAGACATTGGTCTAGAATGCGCCGGTTTCTTAAACTCTTTGGGCTACTCCGCCACTGTTCTTGTCCGATCGGTACCGTTGCGTGGATTCGACCAGCAGATGGCTAGCATGGTCACCAACGAGATGGAAGAGAAGGGCGTTAAGTTCCACCATAAATGCGTGCCGCTATCGGTTGAGAAACTCGAGTCTGGGCAGTTGAAAGCACGCTGGTTGAACACGGAGACCAAGGAACAGTAAGttctattcaattaaatattcatgcGTAGGGAGATAGACAAAATAACCTCAGTTaagcacttgtattattttGGGTGGGCatataaagtatttctttaaGCAACTAAGTAACTTGCTTAATATGGTAAAGTTGCTTCGAGCAGTGATGTAAATGTTTGTGATGATCACacttatgtatttgtattattggTATGACCACAGACTGCCTTGTCGGTCTATTGGCTGGATAAAAGATGCCGGGGTCTTGGTTTAAAGCACCAGGgccaataaaaaatacgtacGTCTTCCCATGTTCAACCCTTTTTTTGTATTCTCAGGAGCGAAGACGTCTTCGACACGGTACTTCTGGCGACAGGCCGGTACGCGCTCACGGAGCAACTCAACTTAGCGGCGGCTGGAGTCAATGttagtattaaaacaaattcaagtgtcgttaaaacattaaaaatgattaaatttgacCACGCAACAGTCGCTGTCCGAGAGCGGCAAGATCGTGGCGGAGGGCGAGCAGACGAACGTGGGCCACGTGTTCGCGGTGGGCGACGTGCTGGAGGCGCGGCCCGAGCTGACGCCCGTGGCCATCCACGCGGGCCGCCTGCTGGCGCGCCGCCTGTTCGCGGGCGCGCTGCAGCACATGGACTACGACAACGTGGCCACCACCGTGTTCACGCCGCTCGAGTACGGCTGCGTCGGCCTCGGCGAGGAGCAGGCCGTCTCCCGGTAAGCTTTGTATTGCAACCACCAGACCTAGATCGCTTATAGAGTGCAGTTTTCACGCGACCGGAATAGCTTTTCGTTCGACACACTACGTCCGATTACGTCGtctaatatatagaatatagcCGCTGATGCAGATTGAAAAGGCTATTTGACaatacgaaaaataaagtgtcaattattgtaatcagtatttattatgagtttaaaaatggttaatggtaacgaaagttgaaaatattaattaatttattcaaaaaaccataaataaaaatgcatttcttTAAACATTTGTCACGTGACATAAAACcgagagctgagatggcccagtaattCATCTCTGGCTCgccaatttataattcatctcgtgctcggcggtgaaggaaaacatcgtgaggaaacctgcatgtgtctaatttcaacgaaattctgccacatgtgtattccgccaacccgcattggagcagcgtggtggaatatgctccaaaccttctcctcaaagggagagggaggcctttatcccagcagtgggacatttacgggctgctaatgctaaaaaaaaacgcTTCCGATTGGTCaggtttatgatgacgtcacttgtttgttaacctcgtttgcctactgtatgtggattatatgttccacagattacaatacaggcaaatGACGTCACCGGctccattgcagcgccatattgtcaaagtagcgttttcgcgccctatttaaatatggaatttttaatttggtattttTCAGCAAACATgtactagaatttaaaaaaaaagcttgtaCTGGGTttcttaacctctactaaataatataaaatgaattttaaaaatcagtcaAATAGCCTGTTGTCTAGGAAGATTGAGTGGACCGTGCCCTTGACGTATACTGACATTTTTACGTTACAAATTGCTCTTTATTATGTCTATAATATTTTgagtgatatttttaaacatattaatacgttttattataataaatatccctCTTAACATTCAAAGTCTTAATGCCCCCATTCAAACATTGCATAAAAATTATGACTAACTTATTTGATATCGTTCCAGACACGGCGCAGATAATCTAGAAATATACCACGCGTTCTACAAACCAACCGAATTCTTCATCCCGCAACGGAACATCCGTAATTGTTATCTCAAGGCGGTGGCTTTACGGGAAGCTCCTCAGCGTATCCTGGGATTACATTTCGTGGGACCGGTCGC contains the following coding sequences:
- the LOC125064514 gene encoding thioredoxin reductase 2, mitochondrial isoform X1, with the protein product MTILNNFRRLTNFVKPLRGTESLFVITARSLASGWMCCGRKSKFVAPLVNNDQDGTYDYDLAVIGGGSGGLACAKEAVNLGAKVAVLDYVTPSPQGTKWGLGGTCVNVGCIPKKLMHQAALLGESIHEAVAYGWEVPSLNNVKINWSALTESVQNHIKSVNWVTRVDLREKKIEYINGLGEFKDPHTIIATLKNGTKKELTAKNILIAVGGRPHYPDIPGAREYCISSDDIFSLSHPPGKTLVVGAGYIGLECAGFLNSLGYSATVLVRSVPLRGFDQQMASMVTNEMEEKGVKFHHKCVPLSVEKLESGQLKARWLNTETKEQSEDVFDTVLLATGRYALTEQLNLAAAGVNSLSESGKIVAEGEQTNVGHVFAVGDVLEARPELTPVAIHAGRLLARRLFAGALQHMDYDNVATTVFTPLEYGCVGLGEEQAVSRHGADNLEIYHAFYKPTEFFIPQRNIRNCYLKAVALREAPQRILGLHFVGPVAGEVIQGFAAAIKCGITMEQLMNTVGIHPTVAEEFTRLNITKRSGKDPNPASCCS
- the LOC125064514 gene encoding thioredoxin reductase 1, mitochondrial isoform X3, giving the protein MAPIDGTYDYDLAVIGGGSGGLACAKEAVNLGAKVAVLDYVTPSPQGTKWGLGGTCVNVGCIPKKLMHQAALLGESIHEAVAYGWEVPSLNNVKINWSALTESVQNHIKSVNWVTRVDLREKKIEYINGLGEFKDPHTIIATLKNGTKKELTAKNILIAVGGRPHYPDIPGAREYCISSDDIFSLSHPPGKTLVVGAGYIGLECAGFLNSLGYSATVLVRSVPLRGFDQQMASMVTNEMEEKGVKFHHKCVPLSVEKLESGQLKARWLNTETKEQSEDVFDTVLLATGRYALTEQLNLAAAGVNSLSESGKIVAEGEQTNVGHVFAVGDVLEARPELTPVAIHAGRLLARRLFAGALQHMDYDNVATTVFTPLEYGCVGLGEEQAVSRHGADNLEIYHAFYKPTEFFIPQRNIRNCYLKAVALREAPQRILGLHFVGPVAGEVIQGFAAAIKCGITMEQLMNTVGIHPTVAEEFTRLNITKRSGKDPNPASCCS
- the LOC125064514 gene encoding thioredoxin reductase 1, mitochondrial isoform X2, coding for MTILNNFRRLTNFVKPLRGTESLFVITARSLANGTYDYDLAVIGGGSGGLACAKEAVNLGAKVAVLDYVTPSPQGTKWGLGGTCVNVGCIPKKLMHQAALLGESIHEAVAYGWEVPSLNNVKINWSALTESVQNHIKSVNWVTRVDLREKKIEYINGLGEFKDPHTIIATLKNGTKKELTAKNILIAVGGRPHYPDIPGAREYCISSDDIFSLSHPPGKTLVVGAGYIGLECAGFLNSLGYSATVLVRSVPLRGFDQQMASMVTNEMEEKGVKFHHKCVPLSVEKLESGQLKARWLNTETKEQSEDVFDTVLLATGRYALTEQLNLAAAGVNSLSESGKIVAEGEQTNVGHVFAVGDVLEARPELTPVAIHAGRLLARRLFAGALQHMDYDNVATTVFTPLEYGCVGLGEEQAVSRHGADNLEIYHAFYKPTEFFIPQRNIRNCYLKAVALREAPQRILGLHFVGPVAGEVIQGFAAAIKCGITMEQLMNTVGIHPTVAEEFTRLNITKRSGKDPNPASCCS